Sequence from the Argentina anserina chromosome 7, drPotAnse1.1, whole genome shotgun sequence genome:
ATGATAGATATGTGTTCTGTCAGATTGATTTGTCTGCATTATTTATCAGTGATAAATAGTTcttatatatgtttgtatCATTATATAGATTGACCTGATCCTGTGGTATATTGTATGCATTATCACTTACATGTCTTTAGTTGTGGTGGCAGGTCTTtagttgtgaacttgtgataGGCAGGGCCTCCATGTGTACCAGTGAGATCCCAAAGGATCAAACATACATGGAAGTTCTTAAGAAATGTAAATATTTTAATTGATGCTAGTGTCGGTAGGCTTAAACGCATAAGAACAGGAAGTATATCACTCTATGTAACCACCTTCATCAGTTTTGCTAGAAAATTAAGAAGTTAGATTTCCTGTTAAATAATAGAAGGCAGTGGTTTAAGTTTTCAAATTTCTTGTACTTATAGACTCCAGTGATTTACCATCTATCCCGAAAGTCATTTGATCAATTGAACCCTCCTTTTATCACATTTCAGTGGCAGACTCTTTGCATTGAAGCTATGGATTCTGAAGAACAGGTGTCCGTTCCAATTCCATCTCTCATCAAATACATATCCTCAAATGAAGTGGTTGGTTTCGATAATGCTGAGGAGCATACCATTCCCAATAATACGCCTCTGCCATCAGCTAAGGTAAGTTTGTCTGAAAAGAGTGAGAATTCAGTGATCTTAACTGTTTACATGGTTGTGCTTGTGCATATAGTAACTTCTGCTCGCATGTTATAACAGGAAATTGAGATAGCTGCTTTAGAAATTAGAGTTGATGAATATGAACAACCAACTCATCAAAGAATCCACTCTGTTTCTATTAGCATGCCGCCATCACCCATGGGCGTTCATTTAGAGAAAATGAATGGAATTCTATTCAGTCCTGATGCAACAATTTTCAATAATGGAATTGTAGATTCTTCTTCTGAAAATAGAAGTGCTAGTAGTCGCAACCTTCCGGAGCCACCAAAATTTCACTCTCAACCTTTGCCAAATGGCCCTGCGTTTGAAGATCAGGCAATGCATACTGGTCAATCTGCCTATCATCCAAGTATTGAAAGGCCACGAGATAACAGGTTTGATAATTTCAAGACATGGTCCGGGAAACTTGAAAGGCAGTTAACAATGCTACGAGGAAAGACTCCGCGTAGAAGTGATCAACCAGACAATCCATTTGCTCAAAGTACAGATCAAGTTGATCCTTTACCTGCAGACCGTTACTTTGATGCATTGGAAGGGCCAGAGTTGGACACTCTTAGGGTAATTTATGCTCTCTAGTTATGTTCGTTTGTTCAGTATTTTCAGTTGGTTGGATATTAACTTAAAACAATGATGAATTGATTTTAGTGAACTAAACGTACAGGCTTCAGAGGAAATAATGCTTCCAGAAGACAAGCAGTGGCCATTTCTTCTCCGGTATCCCATTTCTGCATTTAGCATCTGCCTTGGTGTCAGCAGCCAAGCCATTTTGTGGAAAACTCTTCCTACCTCGGCCTCCACAAAGTTTCTCCACTCGAGCTTGATACCAAATTTGGTTCTATGGTGGATTGCTGTCGCTACATTAGTTGTTATTGCTTTCATCTACCTTCTCAAAATCATCTTCTACTTTGAAGCTGTTCGCCGCGAGTATTTCCATCCAGTTCGAATCAACTTCTTCTTTTCCCCATTTATAGCCTTGTTGTTCTTAGCTATAGGAGTGCCACCTTCCATTTCTAGCAACCTCCATCCAGCTCTTTGGTACGTCCTGATGGCGCCGCTGTTATGTCTTGAGCTTAAGATCTACGGACAGTGGATGTCAGGAGGGCAACGCCGGCTTTCAAAAGTAGCCAACCCTGTTAACCACCTCTCCATTGTTGGCAACTTTGTAGGGGCTTTGCTAGGTGCTTCAATGGGGCTAAGAGAAGGACCAATATTCTTTTTTGCTGTTGGTATGGCTCATTATATGGTCTTGTTTGTGACACTGTACCAGAGACTTACCACAAATGAGACAGTAATCCCTAAGGAGCTACATCCTGTGTTCTTTCTGTTTGTTGCTGCACCAAGCGTTGCTTCAATGGCGTGGGCAAGAATCCAAGGTTCCTTTGATGTGGGCTCGCGGATTGGTTACTTCATTTCCATGTTCCTTTATCTCTCACTGGCAAGTACATATAACCTTCATCAATCAAGTTTCACTTATCAATGTTATTGAACATGCCCGACTATGTGGCATGAATAGTACAATTCCGGTCCTGACATTCTTTTCTGCCCATTTTTTCTGCTTTTACAGGTAGTCCGAATCAATTTTTTCCGAGGATTCAAGTAAGATATCATCAATTTCCCAATGACTGGTTCTTGTTTGTACATCAAATTTTCTTCTAACAATTGATTCAAACAGGTTCTCATTGGCTTGGTGGGCATACACTTTTCCGATGACTGGTGCTGCCGTTGCTACCATCAGGTACTCGAATGAAGTGACGAATATAGGAACTCAAACTTTGGCTGTCATACTATCCATCATCGCCACGCTCGTGGTTACTGCTCTCTTCATAACAACCGTCCTGCATGCCTTTGTGCTCCAAGACCTCTTCCCCAACGACCTTGCCATTGCCATCAGCGACAGAAGCCCAAATAAATCACGTAAAAAGTGGTTTCATCTAATAAGAGGAACCTCTTCggattcaaaagatattgAGAATTTCTTAAAGACAGCAACAAGCGCAGATAAAACTGAGTTGGAAGTTAAAACAGTCATTGAATCTGCCAGTAAGATTTAGCTAGCTACTTGCACATGCGAGGAACAGAAGTTACCAAATTTCCCAGTTCCAGTGAACATGTCAAATCTAGCATATGTATAGAGTAGCATTTCTTTTAGGGGCGGTTGTTCTCGAGGGTTACGTTTGTATGTTTACTCTTTCTTCATCGATAAAAAGCTACCAAGCTCTAGGTTTAATTCTAGCTTGCTACTCAAACATGGGACTATCAGAGGTTCTTAAGTAACCAAGTTTTTCTAGTTCGAGTATAGATATGTACATACTGAACTGTCAGAGGTAAAATCCGTGTACAATGAGAGTAGCCAGACAAGATCGAATTCTAAGTTGGACCGATAGATTGTTGTGCTGCAAAATGAAaaatcaattttgaaaactccAATCAACATTATTTTGCGTCGTAATATATAAAACAATAaacttcaaagaaaaaaaatccttcAAAAAAGAtagcaaagaaaaaaaaatccttaaAAAGATATGTAATAAAAATCGATTAAGATttcataattttcattttcgttaattattttttaattaattaaagaatAATTATGTTTATTATTCTTTATTACTCtttgtatattttttcttttcaatcaaTTCTTTTGAGAATGTTGGTCGTACgcttattaaaaaaaagtgtaGCAAAGTCCCAAATACCTCTCCATCGCCGCAAAGCCCAAATTTAAAAGCCCAATGTAATCCTGTCTTCTTCGTCATCCATAAACCCTAGCGAGTCGAGCAATATATATGATAGTTCAGTCGTCAGTCGTCAAGCAGAGACCGTATGCAACATGCATCAAACTGCGCTCGATCATCATGCCAGCCGGAATTCTGATCCACTTCAAATGTGGATCCAAGTATTGGCTCTCTTATCGTATCTTCAGTCCTAGCTCCCTCGAGTCATCACACACCCTTCAAAACCATGAAGTCTCCGCCGAAAAGGTCCTGGACTGGTGCGGTGGTGCCCAGACGGCCAGACCTAGCTTCTCTTTCACCATTATTATAGGGGACCTCGAGAGATATCACTTTTTTGGGGAATCCGGCGGCTATTTGCCATCAGGGCTCAGCCGTCTTTCTCACAATCTTGACAGCTTGTCCTGTTCGATCGACATTTGACATTTTGCATTTCTCGCTAGAGAGGAAAAAAAACGAAactttttgttgaattttagAGAATCATGAGATATGAACTCAGTGGAAATGTAAATGTATATTTCTTACTTGCTCATTACAAGGTTGAGGCAACTGCCTATATaacagaaaagaagaagaaaagttaGCTGGTATCAAGTAGAGAAAGTCAGCCCTGCACAGTGCATTAAATGCATTGATTCCAGATCAGACGACATAAAATGGTGCAAACGACCACCCAACACAACTGTGAACAACACCAGAAAGGGAAAACGACAACACAATAACACTGCATATCTTGCCTTGCAGCCACTCTGTTTACTGCATAATTACTCGGACTTTGATACTTCAATACTTTTGAGGCTAGATACATCATATTGCTGCGCACTTCTGATCGATCATAAGTTGATCTCTTATAAAATCAGAGATATGGGACCTCTAAGACTGTCATCAACAAAAAatacattcatatatatatatatatatatatatatatatatatatatatatatatatacacagagGTTGCTTCTTATTATACGAAGACTTTGGCCCTAGTCTAATTCGTATGTTTGGTTATGTATACCGTGCTGATCTCCAACAAATTGTGTAAATCGGAATATGGCTAGTCGCAAATTTCAGTATGTTCTTATCTGATGATTGATCAAATTATCAAAATCTTAAAGAGTTGGCCCTTGCTTAGGTATACGCCTTTGCAAGCCTCTTAAGAGTCTTAGGTATGCAATCATAAAGACACGTACACCAGTCCTTTTCATGCCAAGAAAATCGACTGGACTCCTGTTCAACTCCAAGAGTCTTCATATCAAATCCTCTGATGAAGATCGTCCGGCCAGCATGACACGAGAACAatataaaattgagattttacGGAGTACGGACAGGAACAATTCAAGTACGCCCTCATGAATCATCATGCATGACATaaccattaaatatataatcaaagAGCATCGATCAGTTCTGATCGATGAGCACCGTTAtggaaaattattttaatgcaCGAGTGAATCAGcatttattatataatctcaattattaatatttttaaatactttttttaataaaaatatatactcaATCAAATTTGATCGTTCATTTAAGTCGGTACAAATGCACTTTGGTACTCTATTAGGTTACACGGAATCGGATACAGGTacgcggaagcgttttttcaatttttttaggaAACGGGTAC
This genomic interval carries:
- the LOC126803004 gene encoding S-type anion channel SLAH2-like isoform X3, translated to MDSEEQVSVPIPSLIKYISSNEVVGFDNAEEHTIPNNTPLPSAKEIEIAALEIRVDEYEQPTHQRIHSVSISMPPSPMGVHLEKMNGILFSPDATIFNNGIVDSSSENRSASSRNLPEPPKFHSQPLPNGPAFEDQAMHTGQSAYHPSIERPRDNRFDNFKTWSGKLERQLTMLRGKTPRRSDQPDNPFAQSTDQVDPLPADRYFDALEGPELDTLRASEEIMLPEDKQWPFLLRYPISAFSICLGVSSQAILWKTLPTSASTKFLHSSLIPNLVLWWIAVATLVVIAFIYLLKIIFYFEAVRREYFHPVRINFFFSPFIALLFLAIGVPPSISSNLHPALWYVLMAPLLCLELKIYGQWMSGGQRRLSKVANPVNHLSIVGNFVGALLGASMGLREGPIFFFAVGMAHYMVLFVTLYQRLTTNETVIPKELHPVFFLFVAAPSVASMAWTRIQGSFDVGSRIGYFISIFLYLSLAIRINFFRGFKFSLAWWAYTFPMTGAAVATIKYSNEVTNIATQAFAVLLSVIATLVVFALFITTVLHAFVLQDLFPNDLAIAISGRSPIKPRKKWLHLIKGISSESKDIENFLKSATSSDKTELEFRTVIETASKL
- the LOC126803004 gene encoding S-type anion channel SLAH2-like isoform X2, with product MDSEEQVSVPIPSLIKYISSNEVVGFDNAEEHTIPNNTPLPSAKEIEIAALEIRVDEYEQPTHQRIHSVSISMPPSPMGVHLEKMNGILFSPDATIFNNGIVDSSSENRSASSRNLPEPPKFHSQPLPNGPAFEDQAMHTGQSAYHPSIERPRDNRFDNFKTWSGKLERQLTMLRGKTPRRSDQPDNPFAQSTDQVDPLPADRYFDALEGPELDTLRASEEIMLPEDKQWPFLLRYPISAFSICLGVSSQAILWKTLPTSASTKFLHSSLIPNLVLWWIAVATLVVIAFIYLLKIIFYFEAVRREYFHPVRINFFFSPFIALLFLAIGVPPSISSNLHPALWYVLMAPLLCLELKIYGQWMSGGQRRLSKVANPVNHLSIVGNFVGALLGASMGLREGPIFFFAVGMAHYMVLFVTLYQRLTTNETVIPKELHPVFFLFVAAPSVASMAWARIQGSFDVGSRIGYFISMFLYLSLAIRINFFRGFKFSLAWWAYTFPMTGAAVATIRYSNEVTNIGTQTLAVILSIIATLVVTALFITTVLHAFVLQDLFPNDLAIAISDRSPNKSRKKWFHLIRGTSSDSKDIENFLKTATSADKTELEVKTVIESASKI